The following coding sequences are from one Rhizobiaceae bacterium window:
- a CDS encoding BMP family ABC transporter substrate-binding protein, producing MTLISKSLRGMAAGIFALSLLAGPVVAQDEFSAVYVMSDNLGDMGFNDNAKTGFDRAEAEGAKVRLLQASPSDPQLWRQNLEAVSNSGEWSVIFTGPNMHDNLAAVAPQHPEQKYVFFDDQLDLPNVLSVKYAQNEGSYLAGVLAAIAATDKATFPLSSGEPKIAVVAGMDLPVIQDFIVGFKQGAATVVPDIEVQVIFIGSFNDAQKAYDLTKAAIENGANVVYNVAGPAGLGILKGAADAGKYAIGVDSDQNGLHPDNVIASMLKQIGNSIYDSIGQIRAGKADFGKLKIYGLANEGVGLVYNDKLVPDAVKAKVDEAKAKVVKGELKVDTAFK from the coding sequence ATGACACTGATTTCAAAGAGCTTACGCGGCATGGCGGCCGGCATCTTCGCCCTGTCGTTGCTGGCCGGGCCGGTGGTGGCGCAGGACGAGTTCAGCGCCGTCTATGTGATGAGCGACAATCTCGGCGACATGGGATTCAACGACAACGCCAAGACCGGCTTTGACCGCGCGGAGGCGGAAGGCGCGAAAGTGCGTCTGCTGCAGGCCTCGCCGAGCGATCCGCAGCTTTGGCGCCAGAATCTCGAGGCGGTCTCGAATTCGGGCGAATGGAGCGTGATCTTCACCGGCCCGAACATGCATGACAACCTCGCCGCCGTCGCGCCGCAGCACCCCGAGCAGAAATATGTCTTCTTCGACGACCAGCTCGACCTGCCGAACGTGCTGTCCGTGAAGTATGCCCAGAACGAGGGCTCGTATCTGGCCGGCGTCCTTGCGGCGATCGCCGCCACGGACAAGGCGACGTTCCCGCTTTCTTCAGGCGAACCGAAGATCGCCGTCGTCGCCGGCATGGACCTGCCGGTGATCCAGGATTTCATCGTGGGCTTCAAGCAGGGCGCCGCGACCGTCGTTCCGGACATCGAGGTGCAGGTTATCTTCATCGGCAGCTTCAACGACGCCCAGAAAGCATACGACCTGACGAAGGCGGCGATCGAGAACGGCGCCAACGTCGTCTACAACGTCGCGGGTCCGGCCGGCCTCGGCATTCTCAAGGGCGCAGCCGATGCGGGCAAATACGCGATCGGCGTCGACTCCGACCAGAACGGCCTGCATCCGGACAACGTCATCGCCTCCATGCTGAAGCAGATCGGCAATTCGATCTACGACTCGATAGGCCAGATCCGCGCGGGCAAGGCGGACTTCGGCAAGCTCAAGATCTATGGTCTCGCCAACGAAGGCGTCGGTCTCGTCTACAACGACAAGCTCGTGCCCGACGCCGTCAAGGCGAAGGTCGACGAAGCGAAGGCCAAGGTCGTCAAGGGCGAACTGAAGGTCGATACCGCCTTCAAATGA
- a CDS encoding ABC transporter ATP-binding protein, which produces MTNTDDILRLSAIAKTFGEKVALKHVDLDVKRGEVHVICGENGAGKSTLMNILAGIHQPSSGSIVLNGREVTIADPIEASRLGIGMVHQHFTLVPSMSVAENVFLGRHVRKWGIFSDKAAMVARTRDLIARYRFGLDAQAVVGTLSVGQRQRVEILKALAFDAELLILDEPTAVLTPPEVDELIEVIAGLRTLGRTILFITHKLREVKAVSDRVTVIRHGESISTHATKTVSEADIARDMVGRNVFLVGRGTDDRPRAFGPPVLALKNVSMTNASGRLLLNDVSLEVRAGEIVGIAGVDGNGQTELSEAIAGLMEIQAGSIMLGGKDITGFSVPERQRAGMGFVPEDRLDRGLSRTMSVAENVAASNYRRAHLKRGGLVDQNRIEAFASEKIKEFDIRGAAPSTPVGWLSGGNMQKVVIARELNRDPDLLIVCQPTRGLDVGASEFIYARIMTAADRGRAVLLISSELSEVFALSDRIGVMYSGQLLRVIDRKDADEVTVGALMNGSLEAAA; this is translated from the coding sequence ATGACCAACACGGACGACATATTGAGGCTGTCGGCGATCGCCAAGACCTTCGGCGAGAAGGTCGCGTTGAAGCACGTCGACCTCGACGTCAAGCGTGGCGAAGTGCACGTCATCTGCGGCGAGAACGGCGCCGGCAAGTCGACGCTGATGAACATCCTCGCCGGCATCCACCAGCCTTCCTCCGGCTCTATCGTGCTCAACGGCCGGGAAGTGACCATCGCCGATCCGATCGAGGCGAGCCGGCTCGGCATTGGCATGGTGCATCAGCATTTTACGCTCGTCCCGTCCATGAGCGTCGCCGAGAACGTCTTTCTCGGCCGGCATGTCCGCAAATGGGGCATCTTTTCCGACAAGGCCGCGATGGTGGCGCGCACCCGCGACCTGATCGCACGCTACCGCTTCGGCCTCGACGCCCAGGCGGTGGTCGGCACGCTTTCGGTCGGTCAGCGGCAGCGCGTGGAGATCCTGAAGGCGCTCGCCTTCGATGCGGAACTGCTGATCCTGGACGAGCCGACGGCGGTGCTGACCCCGCCGGAGGTCGACGAACTGATCGAGGTCATCGCCGGGCTGAGAACGCTCGGGCGCACGATCCTGTTCATCACGCACAAGCTGCGCGAGGTGAAGGCCGTCTCGGATCGCGTGACGGTCATCCGGCATGGCGAGAGCATCTCGACCCATGCGACGAAAACCGTGAGCGAAGCCGACATCGCCCGCGACATGGTCGGCCGTAACGTCTTTCTCGTCGGGCGCGGCACCGATGACAGGCCGCGCGCCTTTGGTCCGCCCGTCTTGGCGCTGAAAAATGTCAGCATGACCAACGCTTCCGGGCGTCTGCTGCTCAATGACGTCTCCCTCGAAGTACGTGCCGGCGAGATCGTCGGTATCGCCGGCGTCGACGGAAACGGCCAGACCGAACTGTCGGAGGCCATCGCCGGGCTGATGGAGATCCAGGCCGGTTCGATCATGCTCGGCGGCAAGGACATCACCGGCTTCAGCGTACCCGAACGGCAGCGTGCCGGCATGGGCTTCGTGCCGGAAGATCGCCTGGATCGCGGCCTTAGCAGGACCATGTCGGTCGCGGAGAACGTCGCCGCCAGCAACTATCGCCGCGCGCACCTCAAGAGGGGCGGACTGGTCGATCAGAACCGCATCGAGGCATTTGCAAGCGAGAAGATCAAGGAATTCGACATCAGGGGCGCCGCCCCTTCGACGCCGGTCGGCTGGCTTTCGGGCGGCAACATGCAGAAGGTGGTCATCGCGCGCGAACTCAACCGCGATCCCGACCTTCTGATCGTCTGCCAGCCGACGCGTGGGCTCGACGTCGGCGCGTCCGAATTCATCTATGCTCGCATCATGACGGCCGCCGACCGGGGCAGGGCGGTGCTGCTGATCTCCTCGGAATTGTCCGAGGTGTTCGCGCTCTCCGACCGCATCGGCGTCATGTATTCGGGGCAGTTGTTGCGCGTGATCGACAGGAAGGATGCCGATGAAGTGAC
- a CDS encoding glutamine amidotransferase: MSGKILIAGETWFSTSVHTKGFDSFTTTTFHEGYSFLKAALEASGYEVDVIENHVAPVKFPETVEALKQYSAIILSDIGANTLLLHPKTWLQSERAVNKLDAIAGYVRSGGGLIMVGGYLTFTGIEAKGCWKDTVVEACLPVRLMASDDRREHPEGVVGEIVKPSHPVLAGIEGPLPAVLGYNRVSLAPGAELLATVDGDPLIAVAEVGKGRSAVFTSDCSPHWCPTEFVNWPGYGQIWSNLCAWTGRQ, encoded by the coding sequence ATGTCGGGCAAGATACTCATCGCAGGCGAGACGTGGTTCTCCACCTCCGTGCACACGAAGGGCTTCGACTCCTTCACCACGACGACCTTCCATGAGGGCTATTCCTTCCTCAAGGCCGCGCTCGAAGCGAGCGGCTACGAAGTCGACGTCATCGAGAACCATGTGGCCCCGGTGAAGTTTCCCGAGACCGTCGAGGCTCTGAAGCAGTATTCTGCAATCATCCTGAGCGATATCGGCGCCAACACGCTGCTGCTGCATCCGAAGACATGGCTGCAGTCGGAGCGCGCCGTCAACAAGCTGGACGCGATCGCGGGCTATGTCCGTTCGGGCGGCGGACTGATCATGGTCGGCGGCTATCTCACTTTCACCGGCATCGAGGCCAAGGGGTGCTGGAAGGACACGGTCGTCGAGGCCTGTCTGCCCGTGCGTCTGATGGCGAGCGACGACCGACGCGAACATCCGGAAGGCGTCGTGGGCGAGATTGTAAAACCCTCCCATCCCGTGCTCGCAGGAATCGAAGGCCCGCTTCCGGCCGTTCTCGGCTACAACCGGGTCAGCCTTGCGCCAGGGGCCGAACTCCTGGCGACCGTCGATGGCGATCCGCTGATTGCCGTGGCTGAGGTCGGAAAAGGCCGCAGCGCCGTGTTCACCTCGGATTGCAGTCCGCACTGGTGCCCGACGGAGTTCGTAAACTGGCCGGGTTATGGTCAGATCTGGTCCAACCTCTGCGCCTGGACGGGCCGGCAATAG
- a CDS encoding nucleoside hydrolase has translation MAMIDIIHDCDPGNDDALGILVALGHPRLNLLAVTTGAGHLAADRTAINGAIAVATARPKVAPVSAGAVGPLVRDRLIARILDMESGLDAERNDLDRVPLDALHSVDRIAAEANASPGLTIVATGPLTNLALALRRYPEIRSRIGRIVTLSGAWGLGTKTAAAEWNILCDPEAAAIVYGSGIPMTMVPVDASGTVPITAALIDNVARLRGPAASLAAELLASLVTTYRPGVLVPPEMPLHDPCAMLLVAQPNIARTVPARVDVETAPGLNYGRTVVDFALRTDKPNNCDVVIAFDVEATHAALVGAIGELSRLQLTTEFAAAHAADL, from the coding sequence ATGGCGATGATCGACATCATCCATGATTGCGACCCCGGCAACGACGATGCGTTGGGCATTCTGGTCGCGCTCGGTCATCCGCGTCTCAACCTGCTCGCGGTGACCACCGGCGCGGGCCATCTTGCCGCCGACAGGACCGCAATCAACGGCGCCATCGCCGTCGCAACGGCACGTCCGAAGGTCGCGCCGGTCTCCGCTGGCGCGGTCGGACCGCTGGTGCGCGATCGGCTGATCGCCCGCATCCTCGACATGGAAAGCGGCCTCGATGCCGAAAGGAACGATCTTGATCGCGTGCCGCTCGATGCGTTGCACTCAGTAGATCGCATCGCGGCCGAAGCGAATGCCAGCCCCGGACTGACGATCGTTGCGACGGGCCCGCTGACCAATCTCGCGCTGGCGTTGCGGCGCTATCCCGAAATCCGGAGCAGGATCGGCCGCATCGTCACACTCAGCGGCGCCTGGGGGCTGGGCACGAAGACCGCTGCCGCCGAGTGGAATATCCTCTGCGATCCCGAGGCCGCGGCGATCGTCTACGGTTCGGGTATCCCGATGACGATGGTGCCGGTCGACGCCAGCGGCACTGTCCCGATTACGGCGGCGCTGATCGACAATGTCGCACGGCTGCGCGGTCCAGCCGCGTCCCTGGCGGCCGAATTGCTGGCCTCGCTGGTCACCACCTACAGGCCGGGCGTCCTGGTGCCCCCGGAAATGCCGCTACACGATCCTTGCGCAATGCTCCTCGTCGCCCAGCCGAACATCGCAAGGACGGTGCCGGCGCGCGTCGACGTGGAAACGGCTCCTGGTCTGAACTACGGCCGCACCGTGGTCGACTTCGCGCTTCGCACGGACAAGCCGAACAACTGCGACGTGGTCATCGCCTTCGATGTTGAGGCCACCCACGCAGCCCTCGTTGGCGCGATCGGAGAGTTGTCGAGGCTTCAGCTTACCACTGAATTCGCGGCGGCTCACGCTGCAGATCTTTGA